In Carya illinoinensis cultivar Pawnee chromosome 9, C.illinoinensisPawnee_v1, whole genome shotgun sequence, the following are encoded in one genomic region:
- the LOC122276749 gene encoding uncharacterized protein LOC122276749, with amino-acid sequence MTCTVAEKVCKMIIDSDSCENVVSEEVVQKLQLKTDRHPKPYKLSWLDKGSEVTVDRQCLVSFSIGRKYFDNAWCDVVSMDACHVVLGQLWQYDRSVIHDGQKNMYSLNIKGKKIVLVPRREGLTPTSIANNTNLLSMSRFSDEIKHGDMVYALLPCENSAVDVDTDLLAEVQRLLAEFSDLMLEDLPPKLPPMRDIQHQIDLVPGSSLSNRPAYRLSPKEVEELQRQVVELLERGYIQ; translated from the coding sequence ATGACCTGCACAGTTGCAGAGAAAGTCTGCAAAATGATCATCGATAGCGACAGTTGTGAGAATGTAGTGTCTGAGGAGGTTGTCCAAAAATTGCAATTGAAGACGGACCGTCATCCTAAGCCATACAAGTTGTCATGGCTAGATAAAGGCAGTGAGGTAACAGTTGATAGGCAATGCCTTgtgtctttttcaattggtagaaAATATTTCGATAATGCCTGGTGTGATGTTGTGTCTATGGATGCATGTCATGTAGTGTTGGGTCAACTTTGGCAGTATGACCGCAGTGTCATTCATGATGGACAGAAGAATATGTATTCCCTTAACATCAAGGGAAAAAAGATTGTGTTGGTGCCCCGGCGGGAAGGACTCACTCCTACCTCGATAGCCAATAATACCAACCTGCTTTCCATGTCCAGGTTTTCAGATGAGATTAAGCATGGAGACATGGTCTATGCTTTACTACCTTGCGAGAATAGTGCAGTAGACGTGGATACAGATTTACTAGCAGAGGTGCAGCGGCTGCTAGCAGAGTTCTCTGACTTGATGCTAGAGGATCTTCCTCCTAAACTACCGCCTATGAGGGATATTCAGCATCAAATTGACCTTGTTCCTGGGTCAAGTTTGTCGAATCGACCAGCATATCGCCTCAGTCCCAAGGAGGTTGAAGAGTTGCAGCGACAGGTGGTAGAGTTGTTGGAGAGGGGCTATATCCAATAG